Below is a genomic region from Streptomyces sp. NBC_00461.
GACCTCCGGCCGGCTGCTGCTCGACGGCGCCGACATGAACACCCTCGACCTGCGCACCTACCGGCGCTTCGTCTCGGTGGTGCCGCAGGAGTCGGTCCTCTTCGACGGCACCATCCGCGAGAACGTCGTCTACGGCATGGACGAGGCCGACGAGGAGACGGTGCGCGCGGCGCTGCGCGACGCCAACGCGATGGAGTTCGTCGAGCGGCTGCCGCAGGGCCTGGACACCGTGGTCGGCGAGCGCGGGGCCCGGCTGTCCGGGGGACAGCGCCAGCGCCTCGCCATCGCCCGCGCGCTGATCCGGGACCCCAAGGTGCTGATCCTGGACGAGGCGACCTCGGCCCTGGACACCCGCTCGGAGGCACTCGTCCAGCAGGCGCTGGCCCGGCTGCTGAACGGACGGACGACGTTCGTGGTGGCGCACCGGCTGTCCACCGTGCGGGGCGCCGACCGGATCGTGGTGATGGGTGAGGGCCGCATCGTGGAGACCGGCACGCACGAGGAACTGCTGCGTGGCGGCGGGGCGTACACGCAGCTGCACAGCGGACAGGTCGCCTGAGGGTCCGGAAGCCTCAGGCGGCGCTGCTGCGTCGCATCCCGTGCGGGCAGCGCACGTCGTGGTCGCGGCCGAGGCTCGTCCACCAGCGTTCGCAGCAGGCGGCGTCCAGCTCCCCGCGGACGATCTCGTCGGCGGCCGTGGGCGCGGGACGGCGCGGCCCGGCGGCGGACTTGCACAGGTCGCGGATCAGGGTCTCGCGCACCACGGCGATGACCGGAACCAGACTGGCCGCGGCGAACAGGAACGCGGCCCACCGTGGGCCGTGGAGGAATTCGAGGACCGTGGTCCAGGAGAGTCCGCCGCAGGTGGCGACGTAGAGGGCGCAGAGAAGGCGGCCGGAGCGGTTCATTGGCTTCACCGTTCGTGCTCGGAGGGCTACTCTCTGTTCAACGCCTCGGGGCGCGCCGGGAATCGGGTCGAGCGGCGGTATTGCGTCAATTGAGGCCCGGGGCGCGGAAGATGTGAATGGTCCGGCCCTGCCCGGGAACACGAGGCGAAAACCAAGAGAGGGGCGCTTCGTGCTCGTTCCGGACCCGAAGGTCGTCAGAACGTTGCTCACCAGATACGCGTCGCTGCGCATCGCGCAGGCCGAGCGGGAGAAGCCGGAGGCGGCACGGGAGTTGGCGGACGTCAGCCGCACACTGTGCACGACGATGGGAGCCACGAGCGTCGAGGACGCCATCGCGAGGGCCGACGCCCTGCTGATCGCCTCGCGGGGGTCGGCAGACGGGGAGGACGGTCTGTCGTTGGCCGTCTGAGGCGGCGACGGCTTCCGCCACCGGCACGCTGAAGTGCCTTGCACCGGCGCTCAGGAGTGCCCGGCCATGACGCGCTCCTTTCCGTGGAACGCCGAACGGTACGCCTGCGGAGTGGTCCCGACCACCTTGCGGAAGCGCTCACGGAACGCCGTCGGAGACCCGAACCCCGCCTGCTGCGCGATCCGTTCGATCGGACGGTCGCTGTTCTCCAGCAGGTACTGGGCCCGCCGCACGCGCGCCCGCAGCAGCCACTGCAGCGGCGTCGTCCCCGTCTGCTCACGGAACCGCCTGCTGAAGGTGCGCTCGCTCATCCCCGAGCGCGCCGCCAGCGCGCCCAGGGTGATCTCGTCGGCGAGATGGTCCTCGATCCACTCCAGGACCGGTTCCAGGGTCGAGCCACGCGGCACCGGCGGCTGCTCGTGCACGATGAACTGGGCCTGCCCGCCCTCCCGTTCGAGGGGCATCACACAGAGACGCGCGGCATCCGCCGCGACGGCCGATCCGAGATCGCTGCGGATCATGTGCAGGCACAGGTCCAGTGCGGCGGCGGCGCCGGCCGAGGTGAGGATCTGCCCGTTGTCGACGTACAGCACGTCGGGCTCCACCTTGACCTCCGGGTAGCGGCGCGCCAGTTCGTCGGCCGCCACCCAGTGCGTCGTGGCGCGCAGGCCGTCCAGCAGCCCCGCCTCGGCCAGCACGAAGGCGCCCGCACACACCGACGCGATCCGGGCCCCGGCGTCGGCCGCTTCCCGCAGGGCGGCCAGCGCGCGGGGAGAGGGTGCTCCGGCGTGTTCCGAGCAGCCCGGGACGATGACCGTGTCGGCACCCGCGAGTACGTCGAGGCCGTGGGAGACCCGGAGCTGGAATCCGTCCGCGCGCACGTCCGGCGACTCGGCACACAGCCGTACCCGGTAGGGGCTGCGCCCGTCGGGCAGCCGTGTGCGGCCGAACACCTCCATCGGCGCCGCCATGTCGAACGGCACCACATGATCGAGAACCAGGATCGCCACGGTGTGCATGAACGACACGATAGGCGGATTCCCGCCATGCCCGTGACCTGGGCATGGTCTCGGAGAGGCGGACAGATCGCCTGGCGGGAATCCGTCGGGATCTGTCGTTTCCGCCCCTGTGCGATCACTTCGAAGATCCCTAACGTGAGCCGCGAACGGCTGATCGCACCCCGGAAGGCGCCCGATGACCAAGGTCCTGCTCTCCCTCCACGTCCTGGCGGCCATAGTCGCCGTCGGCCCGATCACCGTCGCGGCGAGCATGGTGCCGCCGGCGGTGCGCCGCGCCGGCGCCGACGACGGGGGAGCGGACGCGGCGGCCGTGGGCACGGTCCGGCTGCTGCACCGCATCTGCCGGGTCTACGTGGGCCTCGGTATCGCGGTCCCCGCGTTGGGCTTCGCCACCGCGGCCGCGATGGGCGTCCTGGGCAGTGCGTGGCTCATCGCGTCCATCACTCTCACCGCCGTGGCCGCGGGCATCCTGATCGCCTTCGTCCTGCCCCGCCAGGGCGAGCTGCTCGAACAGCTGGACGCGCGCCGGCCCGTCGAGCGGGCGAGCACCGCGCAACTGGCCATGTTCACCGGTCTGTTCAACCTGCTCTGGGCGACCGTGACGATCCTGATGATCGTGCGGCCCGGCTCGACGACCGGCGCCTGACGGCCCGGACCGACCGCAGGCGCAGGTCATCCAGACCGCGGTGCCGACGTCAAGTGCTCCTGGGGAATTCACGCCACGGTCTGCCGGGGCGCATACACTCGACAGCCGTGCCCATGCGCATGGGCCACCACACGAAAGGCGCGTTGGTGTTCCAGGATTCCCCGATCTACGACCGACTCGTCGCCGAGCGCGGCGACGTCCCCACTCAGGCTCGCAGGGAGGCCGAGCGCGTGACGCGGGAACTGGAGTACGTCATGCGACCGCTGCAGTCCTTCGGCGTACCGTCCCCCGAGCGCCAGGCCTCCCCGGGCGCCGGCTGGCAGCGCAGCGCGCTGATGCCCGGCTCGCTTCCCCACTGACCTCCCCCTCCATTGACCTCCTCCCACCGACCCCGCCGTCAACACACCGTCGTGTTGGAGCCGTTGGCGTGTCTCTGCGGCTCGGGGCCCGGACGGGCGAGCCACTCCGCCACGGTCCGGGCGATCGGCAGTCCCGTCTCCACCTCGACGAAGCCGAACTGCCCCGACTGGTTGCACTCCAGAAACCACCAGGTCCCGTCGGCGTCCTCGGCGAAGTCGAAGGCGCCGTAGGACAGTTCGGCCTCGTCCAGATACGAGCGGACGCCGACGGCGATGCCCGGCGGAACCTCGGTGGCCTCCCACGGAATGTCCGGCGAGGCGAAGCGCACGTCCACGGCGCCGGGGTCGTCCGGATCCGTATCCTCGGCGGCCGCCTTGCGGGCCGCCAGCAGCCGCCGGCCCACCACGGTCAGCCGGATGTCGGCCCGTTTTCCCACCCGCCGCTGCAGCAGCGTGGGGCCGAACGCCACGGCGGAGAAGTCCGTGTCAGGCGCGACCCGGCTCGTCGGCACCGCCCTGGGCGGATCCTGCGGGTGCGCCCCGGAGACCGGCTTGACCACCAGATCCGGATAGCGGTCGGCGAACTCACGGGCCGCCTGCGGGTACGTCGTGATCAGGGTGGCCGGGACGGGCAGCCCGCAGCGCTGGGCGAGCCGCAACTGCCAGGGCTTGTGGCGAGCGCGGCGGGCCGCGTCGGGATGGTTCATCCAGCGGGCCTCCGAGCCACGGAGCATGCCGTAGAGCGCCTGCGAGGACTCCTCGGTCAGCCACGCGGAGGGCTCGGCCGCCCGCGAGGCGACGTCCCCCGGCCTGCGCACCCACACCGACCGCAGCCCGGAGACGCTCACCAGGCGGCCCGCGGACTGGAGGTGGCCGCGGAAGGAGCCGTGCACGAACTCACCGGACAACGCGACCCCGCCGGGGAGGTCTGCGGGGTCGAGGCGGACCACCGGGACTCCGGACGAGTTGAGGTGCACGACCACCATGTCGGCCGTCACGTCCTCTTCAGAGGTCAGGATCAGCACGGTCATCGTCGACGGATCCGTGTTCAGTCGTCGAAGTGTGTCTTGGAGCCCGCGGTGGAGGTCGTGGTTCCGAGCTCTCTGAGCAGAGCCGCGTCGCCGGCGGCGACCCGGCCGTCCATGAGCACGTTCAACTGCAGCCCGGAGTCGTAGACGTACGGAGTCGTGGCCTCCAACTCCACCGCCGGACGTGCGTAGTTGAGCGCGAACGGTTGCATCGTCTCTCCCTCGTCAGTGCAGCACCGACCCAGTCGTCCCCGCCCTGCGGCGCCGCCCGGTCCGCCGACTGCATTGCCCTTCCAGTCACTTATACGAATCGAACGAGTGATTGGTTTCCTTACTCTGCGTAGTCACAGGGAGGATTCGTGACGATTCGGCACGTCGAGAGAGCCGCGCATGGTGCGCAGAGCGAGGAGAAGGACGCCGATGTCGTCCAGGTAGATCGGGTCGGGGAGCAGGTCGGTCGGCAGTACGAAGTAGAGAACGGCACCCCAGAAGACCCAGCGCGGCCCGGTCGGCAGCCCGGCGCGCCTCAGGTCGCGCCGCGCCCGCACCAGTCGCACCAGCAGGATGACGGCCACGGTGAGGATGAGCGCCGCGAGGGCAATGGTGACGACGATCACCGTTGTGGTCGGTTTCACGGATTCTCCTCCGTCCGGCGTGCCGTCCGGCGCGCCCTCTTCACGGATTCCCGCATCCGGCCGTCGTACGTGTCCTTATCGGCCGTCAGAAAGGCGTCAGGGGTTCATACCCGTGGCCCACCCGAGTGGCACGGGGTGGGAGCAGCACCTAGTACTGGCACTGCACAGCAACGTCGTGAAAGGCGTCGGGAGACGCGTGAGTCGGCGAACCGTTCCATCTCTTCCATGGAGGAGATTCATGAGCATCCGCTCTTCGTCATCCCATTCCCACGACCCCTCCATAGCCGCCCCGGACGACGACCCGGTCAGCGCCCTGGTGCACGCCGCGGTCGCCGACCGACCCCTGGAGGAGGTCGCCGACCTGATCACCCTGCTGGAGGAGTCCCCGCAGTACGCGCGGGCCACCGTCGACGCGCTGCGCGCGGTCGGTACGGACCGCTCCGTGGAGGACATCACCCGGCTGGTCACCCTGCTCACACGCCCACCGCGCGACGCGGCCAGCGCGGACGAGGCCATCCGCGCGGCGGCCGAGAACCGTCCGGTGGAGGAGGTGACGCGCCTGATGGCGCTGCTGCACCGGACGCAGACGGAACGCCACTTCGGTCAGGAGGCGGCACGGGCGGCCGCCCAGGCACGGCCCGTCGAGGACCTGGTGGAACTCATCGGCCGGCTCAGTGAGGAACGTGAGGCTCTCGCCGCCCTGCCCGAGACGGAGCCGCCGGGACAGCCGCACGGCGAGACGGAGTGGGGCCCCGGCGGCGTCTTCCCGCCGCCTGTTCCCCTGGCCCCGCCCCTCTTCGGTGCCGACCGCCCGCCGCCACGCCTCGCCCGTACGCCGGACCACCCCGCCGAGCGCCTGTCCTGGCCGGGCCTGCTCGTGGCAGCCGCGCTCTTCCTGTGCGCGATGCTCTGGTTCCCGCTGTACGAGGACGGCGAGCCCTTCGGCCTCTACGCCTCGTCTGTCGCGGTGTCGGCGCTGTGCGCGATGCTCGCCGTACTGGTGACCCTGCGGCCCGTCCCGCCCGCTCTCGCTCTCGCGGTCGTGGTGCCGGCGGTGCTCGCCGCGG
It encodes:
- a CDS encoding DUF5133 domain-containing protein; translated protein: MLVPDPKVVRTLLTRYASLRIAQAEREKPEAARELADVSRTLCTTMGATSVEDAIARADALLIASRGSADGEDGLSLAV
- the tgmA gene encoding putative ATP-grasp-modified RiPP, whose amino-acid sequence is MQPFALNYARPAVELEATTPYVYDSGLQLNVLMDGRVAAGDAALLRELGTTTSTAGSKTHFDD
- the tgmB gene encoding ATP-grasp ribosomal peptide maturase, translating into MTVLILTSEEDVTADMVVVHLNSSGVPVVRLDPADLPGGVALSGEFVHGSFRGHLQSAGRLVSVSGLRSVWVRRPGDVASRAAEPSAWLTEESSQALYGMLRGSEARWMNHPDAARRARHKPWQLRLAQRCGLPVPATLITTYPQAAREFADRYPDLVVKPVSGAHPQDPPRAVPTSRVAPDTDFSAVAFGPTLLQRRVGKRADIRLTVVGRRLLAARKAAAEDTDPDDPGAVDVRFASPDIPWEATEVPPGIAVGVRSYLDEAELSYGAFDFAEDADGTWWFLECNQSGQFGFVEVETGLPIARTVAEWLARPGPEPQRHANGSNTTVC
- a CDS encoding YkvA family protein — translated: MKPTTTVIVVTIALAALILTVAVILLVRLVRARRDLRRAGLPTGPRWVFWGAVLYFVLPTDLLPDPIYLDDIGVLLLALRTMRGSLDVPNRHESSL
- a CDS encoding GlxA family transcriptional regulator, yielding MHTVAILVLDHVVPFDMAAPMEVFGRTRLPDGRSPYRVRLCAESPDVRADGFQLRVSHGLDVLAGADTVIVPGCSEHAGAPSPRALAALREAADAGARIASVCAGAFVLAEAGLLDGLRATTHWVAADELARRYPEVKVEPDVLYVDNGQILTSAGAAAALDLCLHMIRSDLGSAVAADAARLCVMPLEREGGQAQFIVHEQPPVPRGSTLEPVLEWIEDHLADEITLGALAARSGMSERTFSRRFREQTGTTPLQWLLRARVRRAQYLLENSDRPIERIAQQAGFGSPTAFRERFRKVVGTTPQAYRSAFHGKERVMAGHS